The Fundulus heteroclitus isolate FHET01 chromosome 13, MU-UCD_Fhet_4.1, whole genome shotgun sequence genome contains a region encoding:
- the gabpb2a gene encoding GA-binding protein subunit beta-2a isoform X2: MSLVDLGKRLLEAARKGNDDEVRNLMANGAPFTTDWLGTSPLHLAAQHGHYSTADVLLRAGVSRDARTKVDRTPLHMAAAEGHTVIVELLIRSGADINAKDMLKMTALHWAAQHGHHGVCETLIKHGADVHARSKFDKTPFDIAADIQSTELMLMLQESMQNQVNMNQVSMNVETTSTTNQPQFIIQGIPAIQGGVVNLAELLNKANAGESEEAMAANALDSNIQHATVVSESGQRVITIVTDQHGNLQTTGGMSQPFFVTMQHGQPMLAMSANTVTEEVVTEEAQPPPSRKRKLEVTNNHNETGETELLQRQLQEANRKAQEYRQQLLRKEQEAEEYRMKLEAMAQSQANTSNGNTVAGANAASPEEVVGGEDEEEGTAGVVEEEGEMVVLQEGGIIMEGEEGQVTLVETGGEATQVSS; encoded by the exons ATGTCGCTGGTGGACCTGGGGAAGAGGCTGCTGGAGGCGGCTCGGAAAGGGAACGACGACGAGGTCCGAAACTTGATGGCCAACGGAGCGCCGTTCACCACCGACTGG TTGGGGACGTCCCCCCTCCACCTGGCCGCTCAGCACGGCCACTACTCCACCGCAGACGTCCTGCTGAGAGCTGGCGTCAGCAGAGACGCCCGTACAAAAGTGGACAGGACCCCGCTGCATATGGCAGCCGCCGAGGGACACACAGTCATCGTGGAGCTGCTGATCAGG AGCGGTGCGGACATCAACGCCAAAGATATGCTGAAGATGACGGCTCTTCACTGGGCGGCGCAGCACGGACACCACGGCGTGTGCGAGACCCTCATCAAGCACGGGGCTGACGTGCACGCACGCAGTAAATTTGACAAGACGCCGTTTGACATCGCAGCGGACATCCAGAGCACCGAGCTGATGCTGATGCTGCAG GAGAGCATGCAGAACCAGGTTAACATGAACCAGGTGAGCATGAATGTTGAGACGACCAGCACCACCAACCAGCCACAGTTCATAATCCAGGGAATACCTGCCATCCAGGGGGGCGTGGTCAACCTGGCGGAGCTGCTCAACAAGGCCAACGCAG GAGAATCAGAAGAGGCGATGGCGGCCAACGCTCTGGACTCCAACATCCAGCATGCCACCGTGGTCAGCGAGAGCGGCCAGAGGGTCATCACCATTGTAACGGACCAGCACGGCAACCTTCAGACCACCGGGGGGATGTCTCAGCCCTTCTTCGTCACCATGCAGCACGGCCAGCCGA tgCTCGCCATGTCAGCCAACACGGTGACAGAGGAGGTGGTGACAGAGGAGGCTCAGCCGCCGCCCTCCAGGAAGAGGAAGCTGGAGGTGACCAACAACCACAACGAAACTGGAGAAACG GAGTTGCTGCAGAGGCAGCTGCAGGAAGCCAACAGGAAGGCTCAGGAGTATCGCCAGCAGCTCCTCCGCAAGGAGCAGGAGGCCGAGGAGTACCGCATGAAGCTGGAAGCCATGGCCCAAAGTCAGGCCAACACCAGCAACGGCAACACGGTCGCCGGCGCCAACGCCGCAAGCCCGGAGGAGGTGGTGGGAggggaggacgaggaggaggggACCGCCGGCGtagtggaggaggagggggagatgGTGGTGCTGCAGGAGGGAGGCATCATCATGGAAGGGGAGGAAGGCCAGGTGACGCTGGTGGAGACGGGTGGCGAGGCGACGCAGGTCAGCTCCTAA
- the gabpb2a gene encoding GA-binding protein subunit beta-2a isoform X1 has translation MPPHTPPMSLVDLGKRLLEAARKGNDDEVRNLMANGAPFTTDWLGTSPLHLAAQHGHYSTADVLLRAGVSRDARTKVDRTPLHMAAAEGHTVIVELLIRSGADINAKDMLKMTALHWAAQHGHHGVCETLIKHGADVHARSKFDKTPFDIAADIQSTELMLMLQESMQNQVNMNQVSMNVETTSTTNQPQFIIQGIPAIQGGVVNLAELLNKANAGESEEAMAANALDSNIQHATVVSESGQRVITIVTDQHGNLQTTGGMSQPFFVTMQHGQPMLAMSANTVTEEVVTEEAQPPPSRKRKLEVTNNHNETGETELLQRQLQEANRKAQEYRQQLLRKEQEAEEYRMKLEAMAQSQANTSNGNTVAGANAASPEEVVGGEDEEEGTAGVVEEEGEMVVLQEGGIIMEGEEGQVTLVETGGEATQVSS, from the exons ATGTCGCTGGTGGACCTGGGGAAGAGGCTGCTGGAGGCGGCTCGGAAAGGGAACGACGACGAGGTCCGAAACTTGATGGCCAACGGAGCGCCGTTCACCACCGACTGG TTGGGGACGTCCCCCCTCCACCTGGCCGCTCAGCACGGCCACTACTCCACCGCAGACGTCCTGCTGAGAGCTGGCGTCAGCAGAGACGCCCGTACAAAAGTGGACAGGACCCCGCTGCATATGGCAGCCGCCGAGGGACACACAGTCATCGTGGAGCTGCTGATCAGG AGCGGTGCGGACATCAACGCCAAAGATATGCTGAAGATGACGGCTCTTCACTGGGCGGCGCAGCACGGACACCACGGCGTGTGCGAGACCCTCATCAAGCACGGGGCTGACGTGCACGCACGCAGTAAATTTGACAAGACGCCGTTTGACATCGCAGCGGACATCCAGAGCACCGAGCTGATGCTGATGCTGCAG GAGAGCATGCAGAACCAGGTTAACATGAACCAGGTGAGCATGAATGTTGAGACGACCAGCACCACCAACCAGCCACAGTTCATAATCCAGGGAATACCTGCCATCCAGGGGGGCGTGGTCAACCTGGCGGAGCTGCTCAACAAGGCCAACGCAG GAGAATCAGAAGAGGCGATGGCGGCCAACGCTCTGGACTCCAACATCCAGCATGCCACCGTGGTCAGCGAGAGCGGCCAGAGGGTCATCACCATTGTAACGGACCAGCACGGCAACCTTCAGACCACCGGGGGGATGTCTCAGCCCTTCTTCGTCACCATGCAGCACGGCCAGCCGA tgCTCGCCATGTCAGCCAACACGGTGACAGAGGAGGTGGTGACAGAGGAGGCTCAGCCGCCGCCCTCCAGGAAGAGGAAGCTGGAGGTGACCAACAACCACAACGAAACTGGAGAAACG GAGTTGCTGCAGAGGCAGCTGCAGGAAGCCAACAGGAAGGCTCAGGAGTATCGCCAGCAGCTCCTCCGCAAGGAGCAGGAGGCCGAGGAGTACCGCATGAAGCTGGAAGCCATGGCCCAAAGTCAGGCCAACACCAGCAACGGCAACACGGTCGCCGGCGCCAACGCCGCAAGCCCGGAGGAGGTGGTGGGAggggaggacgaggaggaggggACCGCCGGCGtagtggaggaggagggggagatgGTGGTGCTGCAGGAGGGAGGCATCATCATGGAAGGGGAGGAAGGCCAGGTGACGCTGGTGGAGACGGGTGGCGAGGCGACGCAGGTCAGCTCCTAA